GCTGCTCACCTCCGAACCCGACCTGCTACTCTTCTGCAGGGTCTTCAAACAGCAGCAAACCTTCTACCCTTGGTTTACTCAATCTTCCTTCGCCACAGGAAGCTGAAAGACCATCGAGGTCAAACAAGCTGCTTCAAAACCTGACCGAATTGAGAGTCCTTGCTCTTGACGGGTTAAACCTGTCTGGCATTGATGTGAATCGCTTAATaaatctctctccatctctgGAAGTCCTCAGCCTCAGTCATTGTAAATTGCGGGGCATATTAACAGCAAACATTTTCGTTTTGCCAAAGCTGACATGTCTCAATTTATCAGGCAACAAGGTGCTTTCTGGTTACTTACCTGAATCAACTTGGAACAGCTCTTTGAAGGTTTTGGACTTGTCCTCCTCAGGCTTCTCTGGAGTATTACCAGAGTCCATTGGCGACCTGCATTCTCTGCAGATACTTTGGCTGAACCGGTGCAGCTTCACAGGCTCTATTCCATCATCACTTGGTAACCTAACATGGCTCACCCATCTGGGACTTTCGTATAATGAGTTTAGTGGGCAGGTTCCTCCAACATTGTCAAACCTTGATCAGCTCAGTTTGCTCGATCTTTCCTCGAACAATTTCATAGGTCCAATACCCAATGTCTTTGACAATAAGACACAACTTCTTTTTCTAGATTTCTCTCATAATCTCTTCACTGGTCCTATTCCTCCAAGCACAAAGAATCTTTCAAATCTTGCCCGACTTGATATTTCCAACAATCTCATTGGTGGGTTTATACCATCATCATTGTTCTCTCTTCCGTCCTTAATGAGCCTGGACCTCAGTAACAATGGGCTCAGTGGCCACATCGGTGAGTTCTTTGCTGCATCCCCATTAGAACATGTTGACCTGAGTGGTAATCAGTTGCGTGGCTCAGTCCCGAGCTCAATTTTTCAGCTTAGGAACCTCACTTATCTGAGCATCTCAGCAAATAACCTGACCGGTGTCTTAGACCTACAATTGCTCTCAAGACTCGAAAGTGTAACAAATCTCGATCTTTCAGACAACATTTTATCACTGAGCAATAGTGAAAACACTGAGCATGTCCTGCCGAGCCTCTCGTCCATCAGTATTTCTGGGTGCCAAATTACAGAAATCCCTGCATTCTTGAGAAATTCAACCAGCATAGAATGGATAGATCTGTCTAGAAACAGAATCCACAGCGATATTCCATCATGGGTGTGGGATATTGGGGCCACATCATTGTCTTATCTCAATCTCTCCCACAACTTTCTCACTAGCTTTGAACAAGTTCCTTGGAAAAATCTTATAATTCTCGACCTGCATTCGAATTTGATCCAAGGGCCAGTTCCACCTCCATCATTCCCACATTCAATTATTGTCTTCTCGCTAGCTAGCAATCGATTGACTGGCTTTATCCCTGGTTCTATTTGTGAAATGAAGGGCCTACAAGTTCTTGACCTCTCTCATAACAATTTCACAGGCATGATCCCACAATGTCTAAAGAACGTAAGTAACAGCCTCTTAGTGTTGGATATGCAAGAGAATGGACTTTCTGGCACAATTTCCCTAACGTTCACTAAAGATGCAGCCCTGAGAAGTCTTCACCTTAATGGAAATCAATTTGAAGGCCCGTTGCCACGCTCTCTAATCAATTGCAAGCAACTTGAGATGCTGGATCTCGGGGGCAACAAGTTGAATGACACTTTCCCTGATTGGTTGGAGACACTTCCCAGCTTGCAAGTCTTGGTCTTGCGATCAAACAGACTTTGTGGCCCTATAAGCAGCCCCAGAactgaattttccttttcaaggtTGCGCATTCTCGACCTTTCCTTCAATGATTTCACGGGTCCTTTGCCTAGTGCCTTCTTTGCAAACCTGAAAGCAATGATATCAAATGATCAGAATGGATCAGAGCGGCGATACATGGACCGAGGTTACTACCAGGATTCCATGATTGCAACAATGAGAGGACAGGACATGCCGATTGCTAGAATCCTAGTGATCTTGACGACCATTGATCTATCAAGCAACAAGTTCAGGGGAAAAATTCCTGATGTGATGGGAGAGTTAAGATTACTCAAGGGGCTTAACCTCTCTCACAACAGTCTTGAAGGCCACATCCCTTTGCCTCTCGGGAACCTTTCCGAGCTTGAATGGTTAGATCTCTCTTCAAATGAACTTAGCGGGATGATACCAATCGAATTGACAAATCTCACGTCTCTAGAGGTCCTAAATGTCTCTTCCAATCAACTAACAGGATCGATTCCTCAAGGACGCCAATTCAACACGTTTCAAGCTGAATCCTATCGTGGAAACCCAGGATTGTGTGGATTTCCACTGTCCAAAGCTTGTACTAATTACAAGGCTCTGCGGAAACTCCCCGTGCATCCTGAAGGCAGGGTCCATTCATTCCGTGCGGATTTTCTTGAGCCAAGGGTTGTGGAAATAGGATTAGGATGCGGCATCTTGCTCGGATTGTTCATGAGAATTTTGAAAAACCTTATCTCTATCCGGCAGGCAAACAGGTATTTTAGGAAGATTGCGAGGAAAGACAGTTCTCCGGTAGGGCCTTGACACCATACACCAGATGAGAGCTGAGGTTGCTGATCTGTGAATCCGTACAGCTGGGGGTGTCAAAGATACCCGAACCGAAAATTTCGGGTCTCATTCGGTTCGGGAGACAATTTAAAATGACGGGGTATACCCGAACCGAAAAGGTACAGCTATCTTCCTCCCTCAGTACCTCTATCTCCTCCCTCGCCCCTACCGCTAACATCCCCTCACCTTCACTAGCAGGTCTGCCTCCGTTGCCCTCTCCGCCACCATCCAACGGACCTCCATCGGCGGCGCCTCCTCTAGATTGACCCGAAGTGCTCCCCATCGACTCTGCCGGAGCCGTCGTGCATGGTGGTTTTAGCTTTTTTGGCAGTCCAGCTCCGGATTCGTCCATGGACGCCGAGATCTTGATGTGCTCGACTGTGTTTCTTTCCTCCGTAAATCTCGATTCATGGATCCGTGGGTCTGTCTCACTGTTTTCAAGTTCCGTAAATACACTGTAAATGGCGAAAGTTCAAGGACTCACCTTCCCTGGATTGGCCTCTGTTTATCTCCTCCCATGGGGGTTTCAAGCATGTCCggtcaaatctctctctctcccccctcatTGTTAAATGTATCAAATGTTTGACTCACATCAAGAATCTGAACTGGGAATTTTTCACTTTCCTGTTTTGCTGTAAGCCCTTTGCTGAATCTTAAGGGGCGACGAAAAAGgcacgccaaaaaaaaaaaaaacaaaaacgaccACACCAATTTCGGACAGATGTGGTTCAGGTGGGGATTTGGGTCTCAGCGAACACCTATCTAAAAAGTTTCGTCCGATTCGGGTATCACATAAACCTGAATTGAACCATTGACAGCCCTCATGACACTTACAGGTGAATTATTCCTAAGTTTCTTTCAAATTCCgcctaaaatttgaaaattaccTATCTAAACATTCCATGCCCTAGAGCGTAAAATTTACCTTGTCATAATTTTCAAGTCGGTTCTAAAGTCTATCCGGATTCCACTTatacttttaattgaattaaatgatCACATCTAATAACAACTATCTATTATTATCCATTGATCATAACTCATATTTAAATACACAAAAAATCGCTTATGGATATTATTTAGACTATGGAATACCATAAgatcatataaaaatataaaataaaaaatatagaaatttgtttcaagtttcaaattcCCGATTCCATTTAGAATTTATCTATTAGAACaagttcttaaatttttaaaatctaaaacCTACCCAACATATCTTAACACTCAGAATTGAATAGGTTCCCATGGGGATCATGTCTCATAGTGTCATGCGGTGCCTTTTTATTTGTCATGGCCGTTCTCCATACTCTTAGAATTGTCACTTGTGTTATAGTCTGGGATCCGGAATTCCCATATACTTGGAGAGCATGTCCCTAGGCtccttaaattaatttcaaGCTCTCGTaatgttgaaaatttaattatgaGTCCGCCTTCCCTTTCCGATTCAGGTTTGAGTTTCAAGAAAGCTGGAAATTTTAGTCTCGATTTTGCCTCACCTCCTTAATCATAAATTCTTCTCCGGCCAGTTCATCAAGTTCATCTCTAACACACACCTATTCAGGCTATGTTTGGGAACTACTTTCCCAAGGGTCTTTAGGAGGCTAAGGATGCATTTGGAAAggcttttggggaaagtttttaaacaaaatgcaaagatctttgagttaaaaggtgttttccaaaatacaaactgtgtttggtaaattgtaatttgaaagTCCTTTATGAAgtactttgagcaaaatagtgtttgagGGAATTATACTTATAaaggacttttgtgataaaaaaattatcaaaagaaaaattaaaaaattgacctAAGAAGGGCGGAGTCGAGAGACCCCCGAGGGTGCCAATGTTGGGCGACCCTCGGCAAGGGCTACCGAACGTTGGGCGACCTCGCCGCGACCTAGATTTGGGGTGGCAAGGGTTGCCGGATgtcgggcgaccctcggcgagggctATCAGATGTTAGGTGACCCCACCGCGACCTAGATCTGGGACGGCGGGGGTTGCCGAACGTCGGGCGACCCGCCACGACCTTGATCTACGGCGGTGAGGTCATGGGAGGACCCCGTCAACTTTGACTTTGGGTCGCGGCGGGGTCATGCGACCACGCGCCCCGGATCCGGGTTGACGAGGTCGCAGGAGGTCGCACAATGCAAACCTCGTCGCGACCCAGACAGGGTGGCGGTTGCACCACTCCCCGATGACAATCACCTGGGCCACCGCAACCATGCCGAGCCATCGGCGGCCACTCACAGCTTCAAGCAACCCCTCGGCCAACCTCAACGGAGAAAAAGATGAATAGTACAATGACGAgggcaaaaccaaaaaaatcgaGAGTAAGTGAGGatggttttggaagaaaaaaagaatgaacagCACCTCGGTATATCGAAAAaaagctaaaagcccaaggcaccctCACACTTAACTTGGGCTTTTAGCTTGAGAAGGCCAACTTTGGCCTAATGTGAATTTGAAAGTTGTTCCCAAACACCCAAACTTTGGCCTAAGTATCCTTGGAAGCCCAAAGCCCCTTACAAAGCCAattccaaatgcacccttaaagcctttgggccaaatattgagtgtttggcaaatttttttcacttgccTTTGCCAAAAGCAAAGCCttcccaaggctgaaagccTAAGACAggttgggggctgccttgggcatttTCGGCATGTTGGCTTTGAAGgtaataaattttttcttcCGAAATTGTcctcattaattttttgtttttccggctTTACCCTAACAACTGTTCATTATCTTCatccttcccttctctctacTGAGAACACGAACATCATCTACGCGCGATCGCCGGTGAAGGGTAGGTGGTCTGGCGAAGGGCAAGCGATGCGGCAAAGGACAAGTGGTTCGGCTAGGGTCCCACGACCCTCCGACGAGGGTCATTTGCGTGGAGGATGCCGGCAACCCAAATCGTGCGCAAATCTGGTCACGTAGATCTAGGTTGCGGCAACCAGATTGTGGGCGCTAGCAACCTTTGCGGCGCGGTGGGTTGCATGATGGCTCAGCGAGGGTCGCGGTGACCCAGATCGCGAGATCCCGATCgctgcgaccctcgccgcgCCATGTCCTCCGCACGTTGACCCTAGCCGGATGCTACCCTTCGCCACGCCACTTCCCCCTCGCCAGACAAAGTACCCTTCATTGTGCCGCCTCCCCCTCGTTGGACCGCCTACCCTTCGCTGACGGTAACGGGCAAAGCCCTTGGCTAGCCAActctccttttttcccttttttttttaataacaaaagcattttacaaatttaatttatcaaaaCACTATTTTGCGCAAAAATAattcacaatggactttcacaagtacgatttaccaaacacaatttacattttgaaaaactcctTTAACTCAAGGATCTTTACATttttctcgaagactttctccAAAAATCTTCCCAAACACATCCTCAATGGAGgttaatcctaaaatgcaatgaaGTGCAACTTAAAATCTACATGCCACATCCTCAATGGAGgttaatcctaaaatgcaatgaaGTGCAACCTAAAATCTACATGCCATCTGAATGCGGATAATgtgaatgatatttttatttaggaatAGGGGttgatttctaattttctaatGTAATATATGATGAAATTGGGTCATCAAAAATTTGACAtcaacaaataataaataaaagatatgGATATTGAATAATTTACTTTAGATTAAAATCTGTATTTATTTTTACATGAACTATGATTACACTCCAATCACCCGTTGCAATTCATGAATATGACCGATTAAGGACAATAATTAAAGTGAGTATTTTTTAGCAGATTGCGTCATGAGCTTGATCTATGTATATACGTCGagtaaaaacttaaaaatcatccttaaattgacataattatgaCCAGAATAATTAAGTTGTTGGAGAGAAACTAAAGTGATATTAATGATTTATCAATGACGAGATGCTTGAGTTTAGATTATTGTATTAAAGTTAACTCTATATATGCAATTTTTAACATCACAACGAGTCTCTctcataatattttatttaacaaGAAAACTGCAACGCGAGGAATTGGACACAACTCTCAAATTGCTTTTCTCTTTCGTTCCTGATCACCCTTTTGATCGCATCAAATTATGTACTTGTGTTCACACGGACCTTTAAATGAAAATACGACGTGCCTAAAAAATTTTCGGATCACTTCAAGGTTTGCCTTAATAAAACCCAAATCCCAAGTCCTTTCTTAGTTTTGGGGCATTTCGGGAAGCTCTCCCATATCAAGGAATTTGTTAGGTCACCTAATTTGCCCTCACTAACTTTTGAGAATTAATATATTGCCCTAAATGCCCTCTCCAGGGACGGGAGCTTCTCCGACCTGGGCCGTCCGCGACCTTAACCCAACCACCATGGCCGCACGATGTGGCTGTCACCACAACCACAACCACAACCACGGCCACATAGAGAAGGTCTAGGAGACACAGCCACGCTGACGGATGTGACCTCAGGGCTAGCAACCCCCGGCCACACGACATCTGGTCGCACATGACCTCGGTATGAGCCAATCGCCGGGATGTGACAACCCCGGGCGACATTTGTCTTGCTTGAAGGCGCCCGACCAAGGTATTGCCTCACCGTGCCACGCCCCGATCTAGAGTGAAGTTCTGGGCGCCTGGAGCAGCGTCCCCCAGGCGGAGTGGTGAACAAATCTCAGAAATTTTTCAAGGAGACCTCAGTCCTGTTCGATgggctccttttcttttatcttcacCAGCAGGGTTTTGAATGGACCGCGGGCGGCGCGGGAGCTCTCCGTCTGGCACTGCCGATTTTGTTCGTCAGAGTCGCGTTTGTGGTGCTGGaatctgctgctgctgcttgctGTCCCCCTCCAACGGTGTTCTTCCATGCCTATCGAATCTCCGTTAAATTTGCTGTTTTCCACATCGGGAGAGAGATGTTAAAAGGAAGATTTTGGGGTGAAATTTGCGAGAGGAAGAGTGATGTCAGAAAAGAAATGAGGAAGTGATTGCCTGCTGAGTGCTGACGCGGGTTTCagggaaattaatttttgatcgAATCGTCAATGAAGAACCCAAGTAACGACGAATCGAATCCAATGGAAGTTAGctaaaaaaaacattaaacgAAGACTTCTTTTTGTCGATTTTATTTAATTGCCACCGAGTTAAAAAGCATAGTAGGACCAACCAATTATAAATCACTGTGGTCGAATTTATTTAATGGCTACCGAATAGGAAACATTATCTGGCCACCTGATGAAAAAACATTATGGTTGGAAATAAATCAAAGCTGCGGTTGCTGATCTGTATCTGCACAGCAAATTAGATCAGGAAAGAAAGAAGCCTCTTTATGTATACACTTTCCATATTGGTCGAGTTATATTTTAGGGGTGTTGAAAGCCTTGAAATGTCACGTTTAGGAATTGATGTTGCTGCCGTTGTTCCAAACGCACAGGTGAAGTACCAAGATCGATGCATTAAGGAGACTAAATGATCTAACATTCATCTAGAGATATGCTAAGTTCAAGATACAGAgtcataaaattcaaatttgctCTTGCATCTTAAAGGTTTACAGTATGAGCATCTTAAAGGTTTGGAGTATTCAATTATAGAATTTTGCTGACTTAAAGCGTCGGCCAAATTGAAGCAGATTTAAGGAAAAGGACAAGTGCTGAATGTATAGAGATCTTTACCTGCTTAATTAGACAAAACGAGAGACTGACAGGATAGTCAACTCAAAGACTACATATTGGACTATGTTTACAGAAACTTTCGTATGTTCATCTCTCTCTTAGAGAAAAACCCCAACGGAAAAGCAAGCATTTCGCATCTTGATCTGGGACCATCAACGATCCTGCAAGTCCATAAAGCATCTCTTGTTGATCCCGAGCAATGACGACAATCATCATGCCAAAATCAACTTTGGTGCTACTCGCGGCGCTGGCTGTTCTCTACAACTGTAAATTCAGTTTGTTCTTTGACGTCCTCAaattctcctcctttttcttctttttctcgttgATCGGATTCTGATTCTCCTCAAGTGTGTTCCTGTCAGGCGGAGACGCGGATTGTTGCCCACATGGAAGGGCATGAAAATTAACTTTCTACTCTATGTATTTGTGTTTTCTGGATATGCTTGTGGTGATTAGGTTTTGATGAAACTGCCTATGCCTCGAATTGTTCAATGATCTTCCCTTAATTTGGCAAACTTCTTTTTGAAACATGTGCGCAGATGGAGGAAAGACCATCGCTTTGGCTGATCCCGTGACAGCCACAGTCGACAATGCCTCTGATAGGGAGCTTTACCCTAGATTGATTTATGTTGATGGCAGTTCCGGTAGTCCAACCGTCGATTACCCTCCACTACCCCCAAAAGCAACAAACAAATTCTCGTTGAACGTgccatgctttttcttttttgccactGGATGTACATTTGACACGTTTGGGCATCTCATGAATTGTAGCACCGAGGATTGCGAAGAGGGAAGGTGCGCCTTGGCGGACCAGCCAGTTGCAACTTGCAACCATAATTGTTTACGACTCCGGTACTGTGAAAACATCTACAGAGAATGGCTAAAACTGCACATTGGACCGGGTTTTCCTGTGTATTGGCTGTGATTGCCCGTCTTTTAGCTGCGTAATAGccttgaatacatgcccggagaaCTTGAGGGTGCATGACAGCTCGGGATCACTTGTTGCGTGCAAGCCTGGGGAGGGGCTACCCTCTGGGCAGGGCTACCCGGCGCTCGGTTCTTATTCTGGTCCTCCATCAGCTAGCGCCGCCTGCCTGTTCAAGAATGTGATTGTGAAGATCACTGTCTGTTCACCGCAGTAGACCAATGAAAGGAGGTGAGTATCCTACATCTCAGCACGTGCAATGGATTGTGATCGCCTTGCTATTTCATGATTACTATGATGGTCAAAGATTGTGATATTTTTGTTCTTACGAGATTGCATATTTTCATGACTTTATCATGGTGACTAATTTGAGGTCTGCTAGGAAATGTGCTCAAAAGTACGTTCACTGCTCGGAACCATTGTCATATTTTGGAGTCCGGGATAAttagagtgtcaaaacttagtATAAGGAGACACTTAAAGTATCAAAAGTTGGGAAAAtgatatttaaatgccaaaatagaAGTAAAATAGATAAGTTAAATGTCAATAATGATAAAATCCAGCAAAAATATTAACGTGGCGATTTTTCAGTGGGCTGCTGCCCCaactaaattttcattttcatggttGTGCATTCTCGGCCTTTCCTTCAATGATTTCACGGGTCCTTTGCCTAGCACCTTCTATGCAAACCTGAAAGCAATGATATAAAATGACCAGAATGGATCAAAGTGGCGATACATGGACCAAAGTTACTACCGGGATTCCATGATTGCAATAGTGAGAGGACGGGACATGCCGATTGCCAGAATCCTAGCAATCT
The window above is part of the Eucalyptus grandis isolate ANBG69807.140 chromosome 6, ASM1654582v1, whole genome shotgun sequence genome. Proteins encoded here:
- the LOC104449665 gene encoding receptor-like protein 49, whose product is MQCLSRSLQTVLFLFSFLIEGQAMRTMLSLPPSSLSLERAPCRPDQKSDLLHFRNALISDNSTSVFCQLDIGWLRKPKMLSWNVASDCCSWDGVICDPMTGHVTHLQLGCSPPNPTCYSSAGSSNSSKPSTLGLLNLPSPQEAERPSRSNKLLQNLTELRVLALDGLNLSGIDVNRLINLSPSLEVLSLSHCKLRGILTANIFVLPKLTCLNLSGNKVLSGYLPESTWNSSLKVLDLSSSGFSGVLPESIGDLHSLQILWLNRCSFTGSIPSSLGNLTWLTHLGLSYNEFSGQVPPTLSNLDQLSLLDLSSNNFIGPIPNVFDNKTQLLFLDFSHNLFTGPIPPSTKNLSNLARLDISNNLIGGFIPSSLFSLPSLMSLDLSNNGLSGHIGEFFAASPLEHVDLSGNQLRGSVPSSIFQLRNLTYLSISANNLTGVLDLQLLSRLESVTNLDLSDNILSLSNSENTEHVLPSLSSISISGCQITEIPAFLRNSTSIEWIDLSRNRIHSDIPSWVWDIGATSLSYLNLSHNFLTSFEQVPWKNLIILDLHSNLIQGPVPPPSFPHSIIVFSLASNRLTGFIPGSICEMKGLQVLDLSHNNFTGMIPQCLKNVSNSLLVLDMQENGLSGTISLTFTKDAALRSLHLNGNQFEGPLPRSLINCKQLEMLDLGGNKLNDTFPDWLETLPSLQVLVLRSNRLCGPISSPRTEFSFSRLRILDLSFNDFTGPLPSAFFANLKAMISNDQNGSERRYMDRGYYQDSMIATMRGQDMPIARILVILTTIDLSSNKFRGKIPDVMGELRLLKGLNLSHNSLEGHIPLPLGNLSELEWLDLSSNELSGMIPIELTNLTSLEVLNVSSNQLTGSIPQGRQFNTFQAESYRGNPGLCGFPLSKACTNYKALRKLPVHPEGRVHSFRADFLEPRVVEIGLGCGILLGLFMRILKNLISIRQANRYFRKIARKDSSPVGP